The region GAAATAAAGGAAGCTGCATAACTGGAGAACTTGAGGATACTATCAAAACAATCATCCACAACTCTTGACAATATCTCGAGACAATCGTTCACCTGCACTACCTGAAAGCGTTCACAGATAATGATTAAGGCACTGTTAGAGTGGCTCCGTCCCCTCGTTTAGGATCTTCAAGTACTTTTTGTACGTAAATAGCTTGTTTCGCCTATTACCAGTGATCTCTTGAGCAATCCCCAGCGATTCGAGTCTTCGCAGAGCAGTACCCACGGTCGGAATACTCAGCCCAGACATCTTGGCAACTCTCGGAATGGAGGCAATCGGCCTTTGCTGAAGCATGTCGTGCACACGATATGCAGAATTCGCGGATTGTCCCAATGTTCCAATCTCCTTCTTGTCTTCTTCAAACAGCCTATTGAGCGAATTGGCTGTCTCGACCGCTTGGGTTGCAGTCTCGCGGACGCCCGTGATGAAGAACTCCACCCACTCTTCCCAGTCTCCGTGCATACGAGTTTTCTGAAGCAGCTCGTAGTATCTCTCCCTGTTTGTCTTGAAGAATAGACTCAGATAAAGCATGGGCTCCTTGAGAGTCCCATCTTCACAAAAAAGCAGGGTTATCAGAAGCCTTCCCAATCTGCCATTCCCATCAAGAAATGGATGAATTGTCTCAAACTGGGGATGGACGAGAGCTGCCTTAAGTAAAGCAGTGGTTTTCATTGGCTTATTGTGAAGAAACTTCTCAAGATCACCCATACAGCCAATGATATTCTCGGGAGGAGGAGGCACAAATACTGCATTGCCCGGTCTCGTACCCCCAATCCAATTCTGGGTGCGCCTGAACTGTCCCGGATCTTTGTCCTCACCTCGGCCCTTGCTCAGTAGAATCTCATGAATTTCGCGTAGCAGTCTGAGAGATAATGGAAATCCATCTCTTAATCTGGCGAGTCCGTGGTTGATCGCTGCCACGTAGTTTGATACTTCCTGAGTGTCAACCATGGGGACACCCGGCACCTCCTCATCTTCAAAGAGTAGCAGATCAGAAAGAGAAGACTGGGTCCCTTCTATTTGAGAAGACAGCACCGCCTCCTTCCTTACGTACATATATAGAAAGAGTGATGTATCTGGGAGAAGCGTTGAAACGGCATCTAATCTACCAAGCGCCACGAGTGCTCGATAGATTTTTTCATCCATGTTATCATCTATGACTAATGGCGGATTCGGCGGCAGCGGGTCGGGAATGAATGCCTTACAGGTTTCTCCACCAACAACTGATGTTGTTACATATCTTCCTGTGATTCCTCTTCTCACTATTTTGGGTTCCTACGTCTACTCAAGGTTCTTCGTGCCAAAGCTATTTAAAACATTTTACTTTGGCGTTTCTTTATTTAAAATTTGACTTTATTTTTAAATAAGCAATAGAAAAAGCCAAGTAAAGATATTTTATTACGAATTTCTCTTAATTAAAAATACGGGTATTTTTTAAATAATGGGATTTCTGCAGATTGGCCAGTGACACTTAACGCATTATTTAATAACGCCTTAAGTCCTAAGTCGAGATCCTTGCGAACCCGCCTCCTCCACAGTCAATTCAGAAGTCCGCCGCAGATTCTACTTACATACATGACGCGCACGGCACAGGGCCGCCGCTGAATATGTACGTTACCAGATAAACAGCGTCATCGATATCTATCGCGCCCGAGCAATCAGCGTCACCCTGTGCGAGAGGATTTGGTGCCGGGCCGCCGGAGAATATGTACGCAATCAAAAACACCACATCATCGATGTCAGGACTTCCGCTGCCATCTGCATCGCCACAGACGTAGACAACCAAGCTGACATCTGCGCTGTCTGATGATACACCATCCGACACATTCACTCTAAACGAAGATGTATCAGCATAATCCGGAGCCTGGCCGACGATGGAGTCGTTTGATACCGACATCCAGCCCGGATATAGGCTGTATGTGATTGTATGCTCCGTGTCATCAGGATCGCTTATCTCCGGATAGTATCCGAATTGGCCGAGCGCAAGGCAGAGCAACGTATCGGGCTCGATGATCGATGGCGGGAAATTGTAGTCTGCTACCGTGATCGTGACGAGTTCTGTGTCAGCAAGTGAGCCATCCGAAGCGATGAACCTTACGTTGTAATCGCCCGCCTGATCGTAGTCAGGACTGAAATCGAACGAACCAGTGCCGTTGCCGTTATCCTCGAACACCGCGTTGAGAGGAACATCCTCGGCATCCAGCGATGGAGTTGTGCCGTCCGGGTCGCTTGCAGATATGGTGAAATTCAGGTTCTCGCCCTCCATGACCTCCCTCGGGCCGATTTCGGCGAGAAGCGGCGGCTGATTCGCCCCTGTGATCGCATAGCTGTGTGCCCATGGCTCGCCTATGAATGGGTGGGTTTCGACCCTGCCGGACAAATCGGCGGCCTTTATGAAATAATCCACCACAGAGCCCGGACCCTGCGCCGGGATGTATCCGGTATAGGAATATGGTTCGATGGCTGCCGTCAGCGGCGCGTATGTATACGGCCCACCGTTCACGCTGTAGTAGATCTTGAGAGAGTCTTCGATAAGATCGTAACCGGAGCAGGCTTCAATGTGGACGGTCACCAGCCTGTTCGCACCGGTGTCGCCGATATCATGCAACGGGACATGATCAATAAAAAGTACGTGCCTGTCAGGCACAGCCATTGTGCGGCAATGAATAGCGTCATCATCATAAAAAGAACCGGAGAAACCGAGGATTTCATATCCCGGCATCGCGTCCGCATAAACCTGCAGTGCGGCGTTATCATACGTCGGCGAATTGATGATCGGCACGAAGACCTTATTGTTCAAGATCAGCGAATTTGTGTATGCCGACGGATAGGGGCAGTAGACTCTGACGATGGTGTACGGTTCCCCCCATGGGCTCATCTGCTCGGAGAGCCACTGCGCTCTGGCATCGAGCAGAACATGGCTTGGATCACCGGTGGGCATGTCCTCGACAAGAATCGTGGTAGGATTGAGGAATTTCGCCCAGCAGTCTATGTGATGAATCCCTCCGGATTGAACGTACTCCATTACGGTGTATTGATTGCCGAGATAAGCGAGCATGATCGAGTCAATCTCACGGTGTGTCTTACCGGTGTTTTCGTCCCATACAAGACGGGATGACATAGACATGCCCAACCCATCGGACATATGATTTCCGCCTGTGTGTTTGAGGTCCATGCCGTAAACTGCCATGCCCCAATCCGACCCGATTATTTGTGGAATCACATCATCGAGGGGTCTCGGCCTGTTGTATTGGTGATCGACAATCTCCATCGTCTGATCACGGAAGATGAACCATGGGCCATAGTCACGGGTCCAGATAGAATTCGTCGGGGCCATGATGAAGTCGACGCTATCCATATTCACGCCGCCTGACGTATACGAACTGATCGCCTGATTCTTGTAATAGTCGCTCGACACGATTGTCCAGACAACCGCTGTTTCGGAGAGTGCTGCCACAAGTGACACTGTGATTCCAAGCGGCCATCGGATGATAACACCTTCCGACCGTTCCCATTCGGCGCAATTACGAAGTTTTCCCACGGGCGGGGCTGTAATCTGATGATTGATACCGATTTCATGCAGCCGAGTCATTTCCTCCTCTGTGAATCCAATCGGAAGAAAATCTTCCTGCTGCTCCTCGGCAATTGCCACCGAAGTGACTATGACGGAAATGATGATAAAAGCTGTTAGGAATCTGTAGAGTGTGCTCATGATACCACCAAGATGTTAGAACAAAGTGTGCTCTTTGTGAAGTTATGAAGTCGAAGTAACTCTATATCTGCTTCAAATTTCAATATAATCCAAACAGCATATTTGGCAAGATATATCCTGTTTTGTGGACTTTCAAAGTCTTGGATTGAGTTGCATACGGTAGGTTGAAACTGACCTGCCTCCCTGACTAAGAAAGGCAGGTTCCGGGGAAACCTGCTCTACGGGTTATCGCACTACGAACTTAATCTCGCTCGACCGGCCTTCGTCGTCTGTGCAGACCACGCTGTGTTTGCCCGGTTCCGGATTTATAAAAACTCTCTGCATCGGAGTACCTGAGTAGACTAGTTCACGATCGACAAACCAGAATATCTTGCGTGTACGGTTGGATACCGAAGCATCGAGAAGGATATTCTGGTAACTAAGATCGACGCCGGTACGAATCTTGTACTCTGCCTCCGCCATCGGCGAGAGAATGATCGGTGCATCACCTGCGACAACCACCGGGCACTGTGGATAATGCTCCGGAATCTTCTCGACAGCGTGGCCAGTGCGCTCAAGCCAGATAGCAACATCCGCAGGCCATTGCTCGACAATCCGCTCTTCACAATCGCGATCAGCGCGGCAGTGAGAGCAAAGACGGACATTCTCTTTCTTGTCGACCAGTATCTTCTCGTGAATATTGCATTTGCGAAAAGGCGACACTCCGGGGATATACATCTCCGTGCAGGCACTCACGCAATTCTCCGACATCGGCATCCCGCTGACCGAACAGACCTGTCGACGTTCGACACCTCTCGGCTCGACAAACCAGCCACCATCATCGTATTCGTGAAGTGCAGTGAATATCGAAAAGAGAATCGGTGCGGCGGATTCTGCGCCGACTAACTCCGGTACACCTTTGCCGTCGAAATTGCCGACCCAAACTCCGACAGTGAAACGCGGTGTGTATCCGATACTCCAAGCGTCCCGTCGCCCATACGAAGTGCCGGTTTTCCAGGCGACCTTCGGCATGTCGACAGACCAATCCCAGACTGATGGCAGCTCGGGACGTCTCAATTGTGATAAAATCTCAGAGATTATGAAGCTCGCTTCAGAGCTTATCAGTCTCTCGCCTGCAACCGGCGTCTCTGATCTAAGAAATCGATATCGGGCAAATTTCCCGCCGCGCGCCATGCCTGAATAAAGATTCGTCAGCTCCAGCAGAGACACCTCGCACCCGCCGAGAGTTATCGACAGTCCATAGTATTCTCGCTCCCTGGTCAACGATGTGACTCCCGCCGCTCGAAGAAACTCGTAGATACCATCATGTCTGAGATCCGCTGTGAGTCTGACTGCAGGCACATTGAGCGATCTAACGAGCGCATCGGTGACCGTGACGCAACCGTTGTAAACTCCATCGTAGTTCTCGGGCGAGTATCCGGCATAGTTGATCGGCACATCGTAGAGAAGCCCCCTTGGGGAAATCAGTCCGCGGTCGAGCCCCAGCGCATAGACGAAAGGCTTCAGGGCAGAACCGGGTGATCTGAGTGCAGTTGCGCCGTTCACTTGCCCCTGCGCCTCATCATCGGTAAAATCTCCGGAGCCGACGAGCGCTAGCACATCGCTTGTATGATTGTCAATGATGACTACCGATCCATTCGTTATGCCGACTGCTTCCAATGGTTCGAGATTCATGCTCAGAACGCGCTCCGCCAGATTCTGAATCTTTCCATCAATCGTGCTTTCGATGCGGTCCATTTGTGGATAGCTGGCGACAAGCATGTTAGATAGATGCGGAATCTCAAATGGCATTTGGTAGCGCCTGTCGGGGATATCTTCCGAAAGAGCTTCCGCGAGCCGGGTTTCAGTGATCAGCTTCTGTGATCCGAGTATGCCGAGGACTTTCTTTCGTGCGATCGCAGCATTCTCCGGATTCAGGTCCGGGCGCAGATTATTGGGTGAATTCGGGATTGCAGCGAGAATTGCTGCCTCTCCAAGACTGAGCTGATTCGGCAATTTGTTGAAATAGGCCATCGATGCCGCACCGACGCCTACAATATTGCCACCGTACGGCGCGAGA is a window of Candidatus Zixiibacteriota bacterium DNA encoding:
- the pbpC gene encoding penicillin-binding protein 1C, which translates into the protein MRNRIMARIAAVVLIPVFVCLILNWIFPLPTDKLYPQASTVVLDRNGEVMRVFLAPDGMWRIPVGLQEMSPTLTEAALTYEDKHFYWHPGVNPASIIRAAYVDLRAGRFVQGGSTITMQVARMIEPKERTIAGKVIEVLRSFQLELHYSKDEILACYLNLAPYGGNIVGVGAASMAYFNKLPNQLSLGEAAILAAIPNSPNNLRPDLNPENAAIARKKVLGILGSQKLITETRLAEALSEDIPDRRYQMPFEIPHLSNMLVASYPQMDRIESTIDGKIQNLAERVLSMNLEPLEAVGITNGSVVIIDNHTSDVLALVGSGDFTDDEAQGQVNGATALRSPGSALKPFVYALGLDRGLISPRGLLYDVPINYAGYSPENYDGVYNGCVTVTDALVRSLNVPAVRLTADLRHDGIYEFLRAAGVTSLTREREYYGLSITLGGCEVSLLELTNLYSGMARGGKFARYRFLRSETPVAGERLISSEASFIISEILSQLRRPELPSVWDWSVDMPKVAWKTGTSYGRRDAWSIGYTPRFTVGVWVGNFDGKGVPELVGAESAAPILFSIFTALHEYDDGGWFVEPRGVERRQVCSVSGMPMSENCVSACTEMYIPGVSPFRKCNIHEKILVDKKENVRLCSHCRADRDCEERIVEQWPADVAIWLERTGHAVEKIPEHYPQCPVVVAGDAPIILSPMAEAEYKIRTGVDLSYQNILLDASVSNRTRKIFWFVDRELVYSGTPMQRVFINPEPGKHSVVCTDDEGRSSEIKFVVR
- a CDS encoding Fic family protein, producing MRRGITGRYVTTSVVGGETCKAFIPDPLPPNPPLVIDDNMDEKIYRALVALGRLDAVSTLLPDTSLFLYMYVRKEAVLSSQIEGTQSSLSDLLLFEDEEVPGVPMVDTQEVSNYVAAINHGLARLRDGFPLSLRLLREIHEILLSKGRGEDKDPGQFRRTQNWIGGTRPGNAVFVPPPPENIIGCMGDLEKFLHNKPMKTTALLKAALVHPQFETIHPFLDGNGRLGRLLITLLFCEDGTLKEPMLYLSLFFKTNRERYYELLQKTRMHGDWEEWVEFFITGVRETATQAVETANSLNRLFEEDKKEIGTLGQSANSAYRVHDMLQQRPIASIPRVAKMSGLSIPTVGTALRRLESLGIAQEITGNRRNKLFTYKKYLKILNEGTEPL
- a CDS encoding agmatine deiminase family protein, with product MSTLYRFLTAFIIISVIVTSVAIAEEQQEDFLPIGFTEEEMTRLHEIGINHQITAPPVGKLRNCAEWERSEGVIIRWPLGITVSLVAALSETAVVWTIVSSDYYKNQAISSYTSGGVNMDSVDFIMAPTNSIWTRDYGPWFIFRDQTMEIVDHQYNRPRPLDDVIPQIIGSDWGMAVYGMDLKHTGGNHMSDGLGMSMSSRLVWDENTGKTHREIDSIMLAYLGNQYTVMEYVQSGGIHHIDCWAKFLNPTTILVEDMPTGDPSHVLLDARAQWLSEQMSPWGEPYTIVRVYCPYPSAYTNSLILNNKVFVPIINSPTYDNAALQVYADAMPGYEILGFSGSFYDDDAIHCRTMAVPDRHVLFIDHVPLHDIGDTGANRLVTVHIEACSGYDLIEDSLKIYYSVNGGPYTYAPLTAAIEPYSYTGYIPAQGPGSVVDYFIKAADLSGRVETHPFIGEPWAHSYAITGANQPPLLAEIGPREVMEGENLNFTISASDPDGTTPSLDAEDVPLNAVFEDNGNGTGSFDFSPDYDQAGDYNVRFIASDGSLADTELVTITVADYNFPPSIIEPDTLLCLALGQFGYYPEISDPDDTEHTITYSLYPGWMSVSNDSIVGQAPDYADTSSFRVNVSDGVSSDSADVSLVVYVCGDADGSGSPDIDDVVFLIAYIFSGGPAPNPLAQGDADCSGAIDIDDAVYLVTYIFSGGPVPCASCM